The genomic interval CGGCACCCCGTAAAGCTTTTGGAGGGTGCGGGCGAGCACCAGGGATGCGGCGAAATTGGCGCGGTGCGCCAGCACCGGCGGCAGCTCGGGGCGCAATACGATGGTAAAGTAGAGCCCGCCCTCGGTCGAGCGCCACACCCGCTGCAGGCGGCCGCGGCCGCGCTGCTGGCAGCCCGCCACCACCACCGTCATGTGCGGGCAGCCCGCACGCGCCAGCGTGCGCGCCACGTTCATGGTGGAGTCCACCCGAGGGTGGTAGTGGAGCGTTTTCTCGCGCCCCGGAAACTCCCAGGGGTAGAGGGCGTCCGGGTCACCCGTCAGGCGGTAGCCCGTGGGGCCGGCGCTGATCGGGTAGCCGGCCTCCTGGAGTTTGCGGATGTGCTTCCAGACGGTCACCCGGCTGACGCCCATGGCCTGACTGAGGGTCTCGCCGGAGACCACGGTCTCGGCGGCGCGCAGGGTGGTCAGAATCTGTCCTTTCATGGGCGCCCATCGTCTTCTGGGGTTGTGGCCTTAAGGCCTTGGGCGGAGTTTGGTTAGCCTTCAGATGGGTGATGGTTAACGAAAAAGGGGCGGGTTGTCAACGCGAAAAAAAAGCCCCGCCTGCGGCCGATGCCGCCGCAGAAGGTTGGCTCGCCGTTCGGTCGGGGCTGAAAGTCTGCCGCTTCGCGGCTCACAGGGCGTCCAGCAGCCGGGTGTGGATGTCGTCAAAGCCGCCGTTTGACATTACCAGGATGGCATCGCCCGGACGTGCGTTGCGGGCCAGGAAGGCGATGATGGCGTCGGTGTCCGGGAAGAAGTGGGCCGGTTTGCCCCGGCCGCACAGGTCGTCCACCAGTTGGCGCGAGGAAAAGCGGTCGTCTGCGGGTACCTTGTGCAAGAGGGGCGGCTGGCGGATGCAGATCAGGTCGGCGCCGTCGAAAGCCTGGGCGTAGGCCTGCTGAAAGACGCGCCGCATGCTGGAGTTGGTGCGCGGTTCGAAAACCGCGATCAGCCGTCCGGCGGGGTAGTGCGGTCTGACGGCCTGGATGGTTTCCCGCACCGCCGTGGGGTGGTGGGCGAAATCGTCGATCACGGTGATGCCGTTTTTGCGCCCGCGGATTTCCTGGCGTCGCTTGGCGCCCTTGAAACTGGCGATGGCGTCGGCCGTGGTCGCGGCGGGGATGCCGAGCTGGTCGGCGACCGCAATGCTGGCCAGCAGGTTGAGCAGGTTGTGCCCGCCGGGCAGGTCGCTTTCAAAAGAGCCGTAAAATTGCCCGTTTTTAAAGACCTCAAAGCGTGTTTGGGGTGGCTGCAGGCTGACGGCGCCCAAGCGCCAGGGGGAGTCCGGTTCACGGCCGTAGCGTGCGATGCGGCAGCGCCGGCCGGCCAGCAGGCTGGCCACGTTGGGGTCCGCATCGTAGGCGATCAGCGTGCTCTGAGGGGGAATTTGGTCCAGAAGACGGTCAAATGCCGATTTAACGTGGTCCAGGTCGCGGAAAATATCGGCGTGGTCGAATTCAATGCTCGTGAGCACCGCCAACTGGGGGATGTAGTGCAGGAATTTGGGGCCTTTGTCGAAAAAGGCGGTGTCGTACTCGTCGCCTTCCAAGACGATGGCCGTCCCCCGCCCGAGGCGGTAATTGCTGTCGAAATTCCGCAGGATGCCTCCGATCATGAAGGTCGGGTCCAACCCGGCGGCGTGCAGGATCCAGGCGATCATCGCCGAGGTGGTGGTCTTGCCATGGGTGCCGGTGACCACCACGGGGGCCTTGCCGGCGGCAAAGAAGTGGTTGAGCGCCTGGGGCATTGAGCAGTAGGGCACCCCCAGGGCCAGCATGCGCTCCACCTCGGGGTTGTCGCGGCTGACGGCGTTGCCCACCACCACCAGATCGGTGTTGTCGGAGATGTTGGCGGGGTCGAAGCCGTCGGCCACGGCAATCCCCTTTTCGGCCAGAAAGACGCTGATGGGGGGGTAGACTTTGTGATCCGAGCCGCTCACGAGGTAGCCGCTCTCTTTGAGCATGGCCGCCAGGGCGCCCATGGCGGTACCACAGACGGCAATCAGGTGGATCCTGCGCACAGCGGCGGGAATGGTCTGGGGCTGGGATGGTTTCACGGTGATTTTCCTGTCGGTTTTAAAACCCGGCGACGCCTGTTGCGGGCCGCTGGCGGCGGGCAAGGGGACGGTTCGGTCACCCGCTTGGGTCAATACATGCGCTGCCGTGGATCCCTGAGGGTATCGGTTGAACCGGGAAGTTTTTCCATTTATAGTGGATCAATTGGAACCCCCAACAACCTTTTGCCAGGCCTTGGGCGGTGGTAGCGGCGGCATGGCTCCCTGAACGGTCGCCGGCATTGATCGGCTTCCGGGGAGCGTCGCTGCCGGCGCGCGACAAACCCTTGGCCCGCAGCCCAGCCCGGCGGCTTTGCAGCCGCAGCGCCAATGGCTGCAAGGAGGGGTGGATGGACGCAGAGCTTAAGCAGGTTTTAAACGATTTTGCAAGCAGTGGCGGGCGCATTACGTTACTTAGCGGTGCGGGGATTTCCGCCGAAAGCGGCATTCCCACCTTCAGAGGCCCGGAGGGCTACTGGAGCGTGGGGGCGGTGGAATATCACCCCCAGGAAATGGCCACCCTGCAGATGTTTCGTCGCACCCCCGATGAGGTTTGGGCCTGGTACCTTTACCGCCTGGGGGTCTGCCGGGCGGCCTCACCCAACCCGGGCCACCACGCGCTGGTTAAGATTGAACGAGTGTTCGGGGATCGCTTCACCCTGATCACCCAAAACGTCGACGGGCTGCACCTGCGGGCCGGCAACAGTCCGGCGCGAACGCTGCAGATTCACGGCAACGTCTTTTTGATGCGCTGTGCCGGTGAGTGCGGCAAGGCTCCGCTGCCCATCCCGGCGGCCGTCGGGGGCAAGGCCCGGGGCGCGAAGCTGACTGCGGCGGACCGCGAGCTGTTGCGTTGCCCGCAGTGCAGGGGGTGGACGCGGCCCCACGTACTCTGGTTCGACGAGTACTACGATGAAACCTACTATCGCTTTGAAAGCGCCCTGCGGGCGGCCGCTGCAACCGATCTGCTGATTACCGTGGGGACTTCCGGTGCCACCAACCTGCCCAACCAGGTGGCCCAGGTGGTGCGCAGCAGGGACGGGATTCTGGTGGATGTCAATGTCGCGGCGAACCATTTTTCACGTCTGGCCCTGTCCGGCGGGCGCGGCTTTTTCTGCCGGGGCCCAAGCGGCCGTGTGCTGCCCGAGATCGCAGATTTGCTGCAGGCGGGTGCTGGGGGCGGCAAACCGTAAAGCCCCCCGGTCGCCCCCGAAAAATGGCGGGCGAGGGGTCAAGCGGCGCTTTAGACGGCAATTTCCGATCCCGACCCCGCTTCCGGTTCACCCATACCCACCAGGGACGTCAGACACCCCATGACCAGATCCAACTCTTCCAAACCGCTCGGTCGGATGCTGGCCTACATGCTGGGCCGCCGGCCGGATGAATTCGGGCTGGTGCCCGCTCCGGACGGGTTTGTCCCCATCAAGGAACTACTCAAGGCCTTCAACGAAGAAGACGGTTGGCGGCATGTGCGCTGGGCCAGCATCACCCATCTCCTGGCCACCGAAGCCGATTCCCCGGTGGAAGTCGTGGAAAACCGCATTCGCGCAGTGGACCGCTCCCACCTCAGGTCGCCGGTGGCGGCACCTCAGCCCCCCAAGCTGCTTTACACCTGCGTTCGCCGCAAGGCCTACCCCCATGTCCACCAGCAGGGGATCGCCTCGGCCGGCTTCCCTCCGATCGTCCTGGCGGCGGATCGCGGAATGGCCCTGCGGCTGGGGCGCCGCCGTGACGCCGACCCGGTCCTGCTCACCGTCCAGGTTGGCAAAGCCATGGCTGCGGGAGCCGTTTTCCTGCAGGCCGGTGAGGGGCTTTTTCTGGCGGACGGCATTGCAGCCGGCTGTTTCATCGGCCCCCCACTGCCCAAGCCGCCAAAGGGCGCTGCCGCTCGCGAGCCACAGGCCGATGGCAAACCCCGCGGCCTGGCCGGCAGCTTCATCGTCGCGTTTGACCCGCAGACAGGCATTCCCGGGGCGGGCCGGTGCCAGGGTAAGGGCGACCCGCAGTGGAAAAAAGAGCGCAAAC from Desulfobacteraceae bacterium carries:
- a CDS encoding biotin--[acetyl-CoA-carboxylase] ligase: MKGQILTTLRAAETVVSGETLSQAMGVSRVTVWKHIRKLQEAGYPISAGPTGYRLTGDPDALYPWEFPGREKTLHYHPRVDSTMNVARTLARAGCPHMTVVVAGCQQRGRGRLQRVWRSTEGGLYFTIVLRPELPPVLAHRANFAASLVLARTLQKLYGVPAKVKWPNDILVAERKLCGMLSEMEAEGDLAAFINIGIGINVNHDPSADEPMATSLATLLGRPVSRRELLACFLDSLEHRLQQPELADVIAEWKTQSATLGRRVRIVTTRETAEGLARDVDENGALILEDNAGAVRKIIYGDCFHHLSRGTA
- the mpl gene encoding UDP-N-acetylmuramate:L-alanyl-gamma-D-glutamyl-meso-diaminopimelate ligase, producing the protein MKPSQPQTIPAAVRRIHLIAVCGTAMGALAAMLKESGYLVSGSDHKVYPPISVFLAEKGIAVADGFDPANISDNTDLVVVGNAVSRDNPEVERMLALGVPYCSMPQALNHFFAAGKAPVVVTGTHGKTTTSAMIAWILHAAGLDPTFMIGGILRNFDSNYRLGRGTAIVLEGDEYDTAFFDKGPKFLHYIPQLAVLTSIEFDHADIFRDLDHVKSAFDRLLDQIPPQSTLIAYDADPNVASLLAGRRCRIARYGREPDSPWRLGAVSLQPPQTRFEVFKNGQFYGSFESDLPGGHNLLNLLASIAVADQLGIPAATTADAIASFKGAKRRQEIRGRKNGITVIDDFAHHPTAVRETIQAVRPHYPAGRLIAVFEPRTNSSMRRVFQQAYAQAFDGADLICIRQPPLLHKVPADDRFSSRQLVDDLCGRGKPAHFFPDTDAIIAFLARNARPGDAILVMSNGGFDDIHTRLLDAL
- a CDS encoding RNA polymerase subunit sigma, translated to MDAELKQVLNDFASSGGRITLLSGAGISAESGIPTFRGPEGYWSVGAVEYHPQEMATLQMFRRTPDEVWAWYLYRLGVCRAASPNPGHHALVKIERVFGDRFTLITQNVDGLHLRAGNSPARTLQIHGNVFLMRCAGECGKAPLPIPAAVGGKARGAKLTAADRELLRCPQCRGWTRPHVLWFDEYYDETYYRFESALRAAAATDLLITVGTSGATNLPNQVAQVVRSRDGILVDVNVAANHFSRLALSGGRGFFCRGPSGRVLPEIADLLQAGAGGGKP
- a CDS encoding RNA 2'-phosphotransferase, giving the protein MTRSNSSKPLGRMLAYMLGRRPDEFGLVPAPDGFVPIKELLKAFNEEDGWRHVRWASITHLLATEADSPVEVVENRIRAVDRSHLRSPVAAPQPPKLLYTCVRRKAYPHVHQQGIASAGFPPIVLAADRGMALRLGRRRDADPVLLTVQVGKAMAAGAVFLQAGEGLFLADGIAAGCFIGPPLPKPPKGAAAREPQADGKPRGLAGSFIVAFDPQTGIPGAGRCQGKGDPQWKKERKHRRKPKREREPLPWRR